One genomic segment of Virgibacillus doumboii includes these proteins:
- the dnaE gene encoding DNA polymerase III subunit alpha — protein MSFTHLQVRSGYSLMNSTITIDKLADKARELNFDAIALTDEHVLYGAIPFYKACKANGIKPIIGMSADVTVNEETEACILLAKNNDGYKNLIKISTRIQLSQKNSIELSELEKYSSHLICILATIDTKMETLLLTETHDKIKAYLDTSWGMFQQGDFYLGIQNHGLETERKVNNSVKAFHEIYQVPAVAWNDVRYLNEKDDIAYDCLRAMKQDKKWSLKITDPSIRQRHLRSTAEMEEVFHAYWPEAISNTEKIKNQCHVIFDFEKRMLPSYPVPDQLDAHTYLEKLCWTNLEQKYEHITEEIANRLTYELNIIQSMQFSDYFLIVWDFIAYAKENKILVGPGRGSAAGSLVSYVLGITEVDPIQYDLLFERFLNPERVTMPDIDIDFSDHRRDEVIEYVRHKYGDEHVAQIITFGTFAARSLLRELIKTIGIDQQDANFILKEIPVQAKKSITEFVKESNDLQQYIKQSAPLKALFAVAAKLEGLPRHISTHAAGVVISDKSLTEYVPLTIGANETYLTQFPMNDLEAIGLLKMDFLGLRNLTLLERIIRTIEYSTKQQINLTEIPAEDSKTYRLLQKGNTNGVFQLESQGMKQVLTRLKPTTFEDIVAVNALFRPGPMENIPVYISRKHGQEKVEYPHPDLKPILEKTYGVLIYQEQIMQIAHKIAGFSLGEADILRRAVSKKQQQVMEEQKESFIQGCLQNGYPENTAEEIFNWIVKFSNYGFNRSHAVAYSMISYQLAYLKAHFPAGFFAELLSSFASQQEKVHAYIKELKELGITLAPPSINKSYGKYSVEKDNIRMGLMSIKGIGNQVVKEIIQTRKDGPFKSLFDFCLRVSLKVVNRQALEILIMAGSFDELHENRASLLASIDRALEQGELFKEFTDQASLFQDMLDMETEYVDIEDFSLTKKLSDEKDLLGIYISSHPLANYRSSLINSGYVSMAKALKMIGKKKVKSAGIVQAMKKIRTKRGDPMAFVTIGDETGDMEGVIFPDLFRNVHRWLEEGMIITFSGNIEARNNQSQWLFSEIKAFNHDEWDQNKKQRLFIKLTEQNNENALSFIKETVTSHKGDSPVIVYYQENRATYQLSQDYLINPDNDCLQVLKKHFGDDNVVLED, from the coding sequence ATGTCATTTACACATTTACAGGTACGCAGCGGCTACAGCCTTATGAACAGCACCATCACAATTGATAAATTAGCCGATAAAGCGCGTGAACTAAATTTTGACGCAATTGCATTAACAGATGAACATGTTCTTTACGGTGCTATCCCTTTTTACAAAGCATGTAAAGCAAATGGAATCAAACCGATTATTGGCATGTCCGCAGATGTAACTGTTAATGAGGAAACAGAAGCCTGCATTCTATTGGCTAAAAATAATGATGGGTATAAAAATCTTATTAAGATCAGTACTCGCATTCAATTATCCCAAAAAAACAGTATCGAGTTATCCGAACTGGAAAAATACAGTTCTCATTTAATTTGTATCCTGGCAACAATTGATACAAAAATGGAAACACTGTTACTGACAGAAACACACGACAAAATAAAAGCATACCTCGACACATCATGGGGAATGTTTCAGCAGGGAGATTTCTATTTAGGAATTCAGAATCATGGACTGGAAACGGAAAGAAAAGTTAACAATTCGGTTAAAGCATTTCATGAAATATACCAAGTACCAGCAGTAGCCTGGAATGATGTCAGATATTTAAATGAAAAAGATGATATTGCGTATGATTGTTTGCGTGCAATGAAGCAGGACAAAAAATGGTCACTTAAAATCACCGATCCGTCTATTAGGCAGCGTCATTTACGTTCGACTGCGGAAATGGAAGAGGTGTTTCATGCTTATTGGCCAGAAGCGATTAGCAACACGGAAAAAATAAAAAATCAGTGTCATGTAATCTTTGATTTTGAAAAACGAATGCTGCCATCTTATCCTGTTCCGGATCAACTTGACGCTCATACATATTTGGAGAAATTATGCTGGACAAATCTGGAGCAGAAATATGAACATATTACTGAAGAAATAGCCAACCGGTTAACATATGAGCTTAATATTATTCAATCCATGCAGTTCAGTGACTATTTTTTGATTGTATGGGATTTTATTGCTTATGCAAAAGAAAACAAAATACTGGTGGGACCTGGGCGCGGGTCTGCAGCGGGATCATTGGTCTCCTATGTACTCGGAATTACCGAAGTTGACCCAATCCAATATGATTTATTGTTTGAACGTTTTCTTAACCCTGAACGTGTAACAATGCCTGATATTGACATTGATTTTTCCGACCATCGACGTGATGAGGTCATTGAATACGTCCGACATAAATATGGGGATGAACATGTAGCACAAATTATAACGTTTGGTACGTTCGCAGCCCGTTCCCTGTTACGGGAATTAATTAAAACTATCGGAATTGACCAGCAGGATGCCAATTTTATTTTAAAAGAAATACCTGTTCAGGCGAAGAAGTCAATCACCGAATTTGTAAAAGAATCTAATGACCTGCAGCAGTATATCAAGCAATCTGCACCATTGAAGGCACTGTTTGCGGTAGCTGCAAAATTGGAAGGACTGCCAAGACATATCTCAACCCATGCCGCCGGTGTTGTGATAAGTGACAAGTCCTTGACCGAATATGTGCCATTAACAATTGGGGCAAATGAAACTTACTTAACACAATTTCCGATGAATGACCTGGAAGCAATCGGTCTACTAAAAATGGATTTTCTCGGGTTGCGTAATTTGACTTTACTTGAGCGCATTATCCGAACAATTGAATATTCAACAAAACAGCAAATAAACTTAACTGAAATTCCGGCAGAAGATTCAAAGACATATAGACTATTACAAAAAGGTAATACGAATGGCGTATTTCAGCTTGAGTCACAGGGGATGAAGCAGGTTCTGACAAGACTTAAACCGACGACGTTTGAAGATATTGTCGCTGTGAATGCTTTATTTCGTCCCGGCCCAATGGAGAATATTCCAGTTTATATTAGCCGTAAACATGGGCAGGAAAAGGTTGAATACCCGCATCCTGACCTGAAGCCAATTCTGGAAAAAACATATGGTGTATTGATTTATCAGGAACAAATTATGCAAATAGCCCATAAAATAGCCGGATTCTCACTTGGTGAAGCAGATATTTTACGGCGGGCAGTCAGTAAAAAACAACAACAAGTTATGGAAGAGCAAAAAGAGTCATTTATCCAAGGTTGTCTACAAAATGGTTATCCTGAAAATACTGCAGAGGAAATATTTAATTGGATTGTAAAGTTTTCAAACTATGGATTTAACCGGAGCCATGCCGTGGCATACAGTATGATATCCTATCAGCTTGCCTATTTAAAAGCACATTTCCCCGCTGGCTTTTTTGCGGAGTTATTAAGTTCTTTTGCCAGCCAGCAGGAGAAAGTGCATGCATATATTAAGGAATTGAAGGAGCTTGGTATAACGCTGGCACCACCGTCAATCAACAAAAGCTATGGCAAATATTCGGTGGAGAAAGATAACATTCGAATGGGACTGATGTCTATAAAAGGCATTGGTAATCAGGTAGTTAAAGAAATAATTCAAACGAGAAAAGATGGTCCGTTCAAGAGTTTATTTGACTTTTGCCTTCGCGTTTCCCTGAAAGTAGTAAATCGTCAAGCACTGGAAATACTTATTATGGCAGGATCATTTGACGAATTACATGAAAACCGCGCCAGTCTTCTGGCATCAATTGACCGGGCTCTCGAGCAGGGGGAGTTGTTTAAGGAATTTACAGACCAGGCAAGTCTTTTTCAGGATATGCTCGATATGGAAACAGAATATGTCGATATAGAAGATTTCAGTCTGACAAAAAAACTTAGTGATGAAAAGGATTTGCTCGGTATTTACATATCCAGTCATCCATTAGCAAATTATCGCAGTTCCTTGATTAATAGTGGGTATGTATCGATGGCTAAGGCACTAAAAATGATAGGGAAGAAAAAAGTTAAAAGTGCCGGTATTGTACAGGCTATGAAGAAAATCCGTACAAAACGAGGTGACCCAATGGCCTTCGTCACGATTGGTGATGAAACCGGGGATATGGAAGGAGTTATTTTTCCTGATTTGTTTCGGAATGTTCACAGGTGGCTGGAAGAAGGCATGATTATTACCTTCAGCGGTAACATTGAAGCAAGAAATAATCAAAGTCAGTGGCTTTTTTCAGAGATTAAGGCTTTCAATCATGATGAATGGGACCAGAATAAGAAACAACGGTTATTTATAAAGCTGACTGAGCAGAATAATGAAAATGCCTTATCTTTTATTAAAGAAACGGTAACGAGCCATAAAGGTGATTCACCTGTCATTGTGTACTATCAGGAGAACAGAGCTACTTATCAATTATCACAGGATTACCTGATAAATCCGGATAATGATTGTTTACAGGTGTTAAAGAAACATTTTGGTGATGATAATGTAGTATTGGAAGATTAA
- a CDS encoding NAD(P)-dependent malic enzyme — MQFLLHKGVSSVSNLRDEALHMHKLNKGKISTESKVPVRNARDLSLAYSPGVAEPCKEIHDRKETVYDYTMKGNMVAVVSDGSAVLGLGNIGAEAALPVMEGKSVLFKSFAGVDSFPICLQTHEVEEIVQTVKLMEPTFGGVNLEDIAAPNCFIIEERLKKETNIPIFHDDQHGTAIVTVAGLINALKVTGKSFSDIKVVANGAGAAGIAIIKLLYSFGVRDMIMCDSKGAIFEGRPYGMNDVKDQVAKMTNKDNKEGSLEEILEGADVFIGVSVGGLLSKDMVEKMNDDPIIFAMANPDPEIMPDDAKAAGAKVIGTGRSDFPNQVNNVLAFPGIFRGALDVRATRINEKMKVAAAEGIASLITDAELNEDYVIPAPFDSRVAPLVAKSVAKAAMESGVARIEVDPESVAEKTRMLTNIEDE; from the coding sequence ATGCAATTTCTACTACATAAAGGAGTGAGCAGTGTGTCCAATTTAAGAGACGAAGCATTGCATATGCATAAATTAAATAAAGGGAAAATATCTACAGAGTCGAAGGTACCGGTGCGTAATGCACGGGATTTAAGTCTGGCATACTCTCCAGGTGTTGCTGAGCCTTGCAAAGAGATACATGATCGTAAGGAAACTGTCTATGATTACACAATGAAAGGTAACATGGTTGCTGTTGTCAGTGATGGTTCTGCAGTACTTGGCCTGGGTAATATTGGAGCTGAAGCGGCACTGCCTGTAATGGAAGGAAAATCGGTTCTATTCAAAAGTTTTGCAGGAGTAGACTCTTTTCCTATATGTCTACAGACTCACGAAGTAGAAGAAATTGTACAAACCGTAAAACTGATGGAACCAACTTTTGGTGGAGTTAATTTAGAAGATATAGCTGCACCTAATTGTTTTATTATTGAAGAACGTTTGAAAAAAGAAACGAACATTCCTATTTTTCATGATGATCAGCACGGAACAGCTATCGTTACTGTAGCCGGATTAATTAATGCATTAAAAGTAACCGGGAAATCATTTTCTGACATTAAAGTTGTGGCAAATGGTGCAGGAGCAGCAGGTATTGCTATTATAAAATTATTATACAGCTTCGGCGTGCGTGATATGATCATGTGTGATTCAAAAGGAGCCATATTCGAAGGCAGACCATACGGCATGAATGATGTGAAAGATCAGGTTGCCAAAATGACAAATAAAGATAACAAAGAAGGATCACTGGAAGAGATACTCGAAGGTGCAGATGTATTTATCGGTGTTTCTGTTGGAGGTCTGTTATCAAAAGATATGGTCGAAAAAATGAATGATGATCCTATTATTTTTGCTATGGCTAACCCGGATCCTGAGATTATGCCTGATGATGCTAAAGCAGCAGGAGCAAAAGTTATTGGAACAGGGCGTTCGGACTTTCCTAACCAGGTGAATAATGTATTGGCCTTTCCGGGAATTTTTCGCGGTGCATTAGATGTGCGGGCAACACGGATTAACGAGAAGATGAAGGTTGCTGCTGCAGAAGGAATTGCCTCTCTTATTACTGATGCGGAATTAAATGAAGATTACGTGATTCCGGCCCCGTTTGATTCAAGGGTTGCCCCGCTTGTGGCTAAAAGTGTTGCAAAGGCTGCCATGGAATCAGGTGTGGCAAGAATTGAGGTTGACCCTGAAAGTGTCGCTGAAAAAACACGAATGCTGACAAACATTGAGGATGAATAA
- a CDS encoding FadR/GntR family transcriptional regulator: MAVSMSPKQKVYQGVLQELRKFIDSNDLVPGDKLPSERELSERLQAGRSSIREALRAMELLGLIETRHGEGTYLSTYRPYQTVELLASFILRENNTRNDLMLAKRIMEKEAAKMAYNHVNKNDINSLLSVIHDRDMNPNERHVVFFQYLFKKAENLLLTKIWELMDEFSNTITKLSYEDTFYLKLIQLYKTRNFEMIEGLFENVPTR; the protein is encoded by the coding sequence ATGGCTGTGTCCATGTCACCTAAACAGAAGGTATATCAAGGCGTCTTACAGGAGCTTCGGAAGTTTATTGACAGTAATGATTTGGTACCTGGGGATAAACTGCCGTCAGAACGTGAATTGTCCGAAAGACTGCAGGCTGGAAGATCGTCAATTCGGGAAGCATTACGTGCGATGGAACTTTTAGGGTTAATTGAAACAAGGCATGGTGAGGGAACGTATTTAAGTACGTATCGCCCATACCAGACAGTTGAATTACTGGCATCGTTCATTTTGAGGGAAAACAATACAAGAAACGACTTGATGCTGGCTAAGCGAATCATGGAAAAAGAAGCGGCAAAAATGGCATATAATCATGTGAATAAGAATGACATAAACAGTCTGCTTTCCGTTATCCATGACCGGGACATGAATCCAAATGAACGTCATGTTGTATTTTTTCAATATTTATTTAAGAAAGCTGAAAATCTGTTGCTCACTAAAATATGGGAACTAATGGATGAATTCTCCAACACGATTACTAAATTGAGTTATGAAGATACTTTCTACTTGAAATTAATCCAACTCTATAAAACAAGGAATTTTGAAATGATAGAGGGGTTATTTGAAAACGTACCAACACGATAA
- the accD gene encoding acetyl-CoA carboxylase, carboxyltransferase subunit beta: protein MLKDFFGKKKKYASIPSEQGKLDVPEGLMKKCNHCHKIYYRKEMNKNVNVCPNCDYHHPLTAWERINGLFDEGTFVEWDKQLATTNPLGFPGYEEKVEKDRKKTGLNEGVVTGKGSIEGQQTAFAVMDASFRMGSMGSVMGEKIARAIEKAKMESLPFIIFTASGGARMQEGVLSLMQMTKTSVAIKRFSEAGGLMISVMTHPTTGGVSASFASLGDYNFAEPGALIGFAGRRIIEQTIREKLPEDFQTAEFLLKHGQLDKVVHRHEMKTLLCRLLSIHQKGGGIS from the coding sequence TTGCTTAAGGATTTTTTTGGCAAGAAAAAGAAATACGCATCCATTCCGAGTGAACAAGGTAAACTGGATGTACCAGAAGGTTTAATGAAGAAATGTAATCATTGCCATAAGATTTATTATCGAAAAGAAATGAATAAAAATGTAAATGTATGCCCGAATTGTGATTACCATCATCCATTAACGGCCTGGGAACGTATTAATGGTCTATTTGATGAGGGCACCTTTGTTGAATGGGACAAGCAATTGGCAACTACCAACCCATTGGGATTTCCCGGGTATGAAGAAAAAGTGGAAAAAGACCGTAAAAAGACAGGACTCAATGAAGGTGTAGTGACTGGTAAAGGTTCTATTGAAGGGCAGCAAACTGCTTTTGCAGTAATGGATGCAAGCTTTCGTATGGGCAGTATGGGATCCGTAATGGGTGAAAAGATTGCCCGAGCAATTGAAAAAGCTAAGATGGAGTCACTGCCATTTATTATTTTCACTGCTTCTGGTGGTGCAAGAATGCAGGAAGGTGTCCTGAGTTTAATGCAAATGACAAAAACGTCGGTTGCGATAAAACGTTTTTCTGAAGCAGGTGGATTGATGATTTCAGTAATGACTCACCCGACTACCGGGGGGGTTTCGGCAAGCTTTGCTTCACTAGGTGACTATAACTTTGCTGAACCTGGTGCTTTAATTGGTTTTGCCGGACGGCGTATTATTGAACAAACCATTCGGGAAAAGCTTCCTGAGGATTTCCAAACGGCAGAGTTTTTGCTGAAACACGGCCAATTGGACAAAGTTGTTCATCGGCATGAGATGAAAACTCTTCTATGCCGTTTACTTTCAATCCATCAGAAGGGTGGGGGAATCTCGTGA
- the accA gene encoding acetyl-CoA carboxylase carboxyl transferase subunit alpha — protein sequence MDFEKPIVNLKEKITELKKFTSDSDIDLTEEISTLEKRLEALEDDIYGNLSPWNRVQMARHQERPTTLDYIEELFTDFIEFHGDRLYGDDAAIVSGVAFYQDKPVTVIGHQRGKDTKENIRRNFGMPHPEGYRKALRHMRQAEKFNRPIICFIDTKGAYPGKAAEERGQSEAIARNLMEMAGLTVPIICIVIGEGGSGGALALGVGDHIHMLENSTYSVISPEGAAALLWKDSGQAQQAAETMKITSYDLKELGVVDQIIPEPKGGAHRDVKQQAENIKAVLDKSLNHFDLVPSDELLEKRWEKYKEIGEYKEI from the coding sequence ATGGATTTTGAAAAACCAATTGTTAATCTCAAGGAGAAAATTACGGAATTAAAGAAATTTACAAGTGATAGTGATATTGATTTAACGGAAGAAATCAGTACGCTTGAAAAACGCCTCGAGGCATTGGAAGATGATATTTACGGAAACTTAAGCCCTTGGAATCGTGTACAAATGGCAAGGCATCAGGAACGTCCAACCACATTGGATTATATTGAGGAATTATTTACAGACTTCATTGAATTTCATGGTGACCGGCTTTACGGTGATGATGCTGCTATTGTATCCGGGGTTGCTTTTTATCAGGATAAACCTGTAACGGTAATCGGCCATCAGCGTGGTAAGGATACAAAAGAAAACATCCGGAGAAACTTTGGCATGCCACACCCTGAAGGCTATCGAAAAGCATTACGGCATATGCGCCAGGCAGAGAAGTTTAATCGCCCGATTATATGTTTTATTGATACGAAGGGGGCATACCCCGGTAAAGCTGCTGAAGAACGAGGTCAGAGTGAAGCAATTGCCAGGAACTTAATGGAAATGGCCGGATTGACGGTTCCGATTATTTGTATTGTTATTGGTGAAGGCGGAAGCGGTGGTGCGCTCGCTTTAGGTGTTGGTGATCATATTCACATGCTGGAAAACTCCACGTATTCTGTTATCTCACCAGAGGGTGCTGCAGCTTTACTGTGGAAAGATTCAGGTCAGGCCCAACAAGCGGCAGAAACGATGAAAATTACTTCATATGATCTGAAAGAATTAGGTGTTGTGGATCAGATTATTCCGGAGCCAAAAGGCGGAGCACATCGTGATGTAAAGCAGCAGGCTGAAAATATAAAGGCTGTATTGGATAAATCATTAAACCACTTTGACTTAGTGCCATCTGATGAATTACTTGAAAAGAGATGGGAAAAATATAAGGAAATAGGGGAATATAAGGAGATATAA
- the pfkA gene encoding 6-phosphofructokinase, whose translation MEKIGVLTSGGDAPGMNAAIRAVVRKAIYHGMEVYAVKNGFQGLIDGNIEKMDIGSVGDIIQRGGTILRSARCEAFKTDEGQQQGIEQLKKKGIEGLIVIGGDGSFRGAQKLTEKGYPCIGIPGTIDNDISGTDFTIGFDTALNTIIEAIDKIRDTATSHERTYVIEVMGRDAGDLALWAGLADGAESILIPEKQDDFQDVVERLKRGHERGKKHSIIILAEGVGSGFSYGEKIQEATNLETRVTVLGHIQRGGSPTASDRVLASRFGAKAVDLLISGREGRMVGIQNNQLVDHNILEILSKEHTINQEMYQLSKELSI comes from the coding sequence ATGGAGAAAATTGGTGTTTTGACCAGCGGTGGCGATGCACCCGGAATGAATGCAGCAATACGTGCCGTCGTCAGAAAAGCTATCTACCACGGTATGGAAGTTTATGCAGTTAAAAATGGTTTTCAAGGTCTGATTGACGGTAATATAGAAAAAATGGATATCGGATCTGTTGGTGATATCATCCAGCGTGGCGGAACAATATTGCGTTCTGCACGTTGTGAAGCTTTCAAAACAGATGAAGGTCAGCAGCAGGGTATTGAACAGTTGAAAAAGAAAGGGATCGAAGGGTTAATTGTAATTGGTGGAGACGGCAGTTTCCGTGGTGCACAGAAACTGACTGAAAAGGGATACCCGTGTATCGGTATTCCCGGTACGATTGACAACGATATTTCCGGAACTGATTTTACGATTGGTTTTGATACGGCATTAAATACAATTATCGAAGCAATTGATAAAATTCGTGATACTGCGACGTCTCATGAACGTACATACGTTATTGAAGTGATGGGGAGAGACGCCGGCGACCTTGCACTTTGGGCAGGACTTGCAGATGGGGCAGAGAGTATTCTCATTCCCGAAAAACAGGATGACTTTCAGGATGTAGTTGAACGTCTGAAGCGCGGGCATGAACGAGGAAAAAAACACAGTATTATCATTCTGGCTGAGGGTGTTGGCAGTGGATTTTCGTATGGGGAAAAAATTCAGGAAGCAACAAATCTGGAAACCAGAGTGACTGTTTTAGGACATATTCAGCGCGGTGGTTCTCCAACTGCCTCTGACCGTGTATTGGCGAGCCGTTTTGGTGCGAAAGCAGTGGATTTATTGATATCAGGCAGGGAAGGCAGAATGGTAGGAATTCAAAATAACCAGCTTGTTGATCACAATATTTTGGAAATCTTATCGAAAGAACATACAATTAATCAGGAAATGTACCAACTATCAAAAGAATTATCTATATAA
- the pyk gene encoding pyruvate kinase — protein sequence MRKTKIVCTIGPASESIEVLEQLIESGMNVARLNFSHGDFEEHGGRIKNIKEAADRMGKTVAILLDTKGPEIRTGSFKNGEAELTQDSIVYVAMDEVEGTAERFSITYKGLINDIHEGSKILLDDGLIELEVLEVDNINNEIKTKALNSGTIKNKKGVNVPNVSVNLPGITEKDAKDIEFGIEQGVDFIAASFVRRPSDILEIKELLEKHNATHIRIVPKIENQEGVDNIESILEVSDGLMVARGDLGVEIPAEDVPLVQKKLIAKCNEVGKPVITATQMLDSMQRNPRPTRAEASDVANAIFDGTDAIMLSGETAAGNYPVESVQTMSSIALKAETGLDHKMILTNRSKTVDMTITEAISQSVTHTAMNLSVNAILTPTESGHTARMIAKYRPKAPIVAVTFSEQVNRQLALVWGVHATMGEEAHSTDEMLDIAVDSGLSTNLFERGSRVLITAGVPVGESGTTNLMKVHVIGDVMAKGQGIGRRSAYGKAVVAKNTREALEKVKEEDILVTYGTDRDMMPAIEKAAGIVTEEGGLTSHAAVVGLSLGIPVVVGVKNVFDLINDGEDITIDGAKGDIYKGHASVL from the coding sequence GTGCGAAAAACTAAAATCGTTTGTACGATTGGTCCTGCTTCTGAATCTATTGAAGTTTTGGAGCAATTAATTGAATCGGGAATGAACGTTGCACGCCTGAATTTTTCACACGGTGATTTTGAAGAGCACGGCGGCCGAATCAAAAATATAAAAGAAGCGGCAGACAGAATGGGTAAAACGGTAGCTATTCTGTTGGATACAAAAGGGCCTGAAATACGAACGGGTTCTTTTAAAAATGGTGAAGCCGAATTAACCCAGGACAGCATTGTATATGTAGCAATGGATGAAGTGGAAGGCACTGCTGAACGTTTTTCCATTACGTATAAAGGACTAATTAATGATATTCATGAAGGCTCAAAAATACTTTTGGATGATGGTTTAATTGAATTGGAAGTATTGGAAGTTGACAATATAAACAATGAAATTAAAACAAAGGCATTAAACTCTGGTACGATTAAGAACAAAAAAGGTGTTAATGTACCAAATGTAAGTGTTAATTTACCCGGTATTACAGAAAAGGACGCAAAAGATATCGAATTTGGAATTGAACAGGGTGTAGACTTTATTGCTGCCTCGTTTGTTCGCCGTCCATCAGATATTCTGGAAATTAAAGAATTATTGGAAAAACATAATGCTACACATATTCGAATTGTCCCTAAAATAGAAAACCAGGAAGGCGTTGACAATATTGAATCTATTTTAGAAGTCAGCGATGGTCTGATGGTTGCTCGTGGAGACCTTGGTGTGGAAATTCCAGCTGAAGACGTTCCATTAGTTCAAAAGAAACTAATAGCAAAGTGTAATGAAGTTGGAAAACCAGTTATTACCGCTACGCAAATGTTAGATTCGATGCAGCGTAATCCACGGCCAACACGTGCTGAGGCATCTGACGTGGCAAACGCCATTTTTGACGGAACAGATGCTATCATGCTCTCAGGTGAAACCGCAGCAGGAAATTATCCGGTGGAATCTGTACAGACAATGAGCAGCATCGCGTTAAAGGCAGAAACCGGCCTTGATCATAAAATGATTTTGACTAATCGTTCCAAAACCGTTGATATGACGATTACGGAGGCAATCAGCCAGTCAGTCACCCATACGGCAATGAACCTGTCTGTCAACGCCATTTTAACACCAACAGAAAGTGGACATACAGCCCGTATGATTGCCAAGTACCGTCCAAAGGCACCAATTGTTGCAGTCACTTTTTCCGAACAGGTTAACCGTCAACTGGCATTGGTTTGGGGTGTTCACGCCACAATGGGTGAGGAGGCACACTCAACCGATGAAATGCTGGATATAGCTGTTGACAGTGGCCTAAGCACAAATCTTTTTGAGCGTGGCAGCAGGGTTCTTATAACGGCAGGTGTTCCGGTTGGCGAAAGTGGAACAACTAATCTGATGAAAGTGCATGTGATAGGCGATGTTATGGCAAAAGGACAAGGTATTGGCCGCAGGAGCGCTTATGGTAAGGCGGTCGTTGCCAAAAATACGAGAGAAGCACTGGAAAAAGTTAAGGAAGAAGATATTCTAGTAACATATGGTACGGACCGTGACATGATGCCTGCGATAGAAAAGGCTGCAGGTATTGTAACCGAGGAAGGCGGCCTGACATCCCATGCGGCAGTGGTCGGACTGAGCCTTGGAATCCCGGTAGTAGTCGGTGTGAAAAATGTATTTGATCTTATTAACGATGGAGAAGATATTACCATTGATGGAGCCAAAGGTGATATTTATAAAGGACATGCAAGTGTATTATAA
- a CDS encoding FxsA family protein, producing MRWLLLALLVLPAMEIGVFIWIGGIIGPWWVVGLILFTGALGVTIARNQGLETWRRAQQSMNYGQVPAAEIVDGICIFVGAVFLFSPGFITDTAGFILVLPVTRGPFKLMLQRFIKDRINKGKIIYRRW from the coding sequence ATGCGCTGGTTATTACTCGCACTTTTAGTTTTACCTGCTATGGAAATCGGCGTCTTTATTTGGATTGGTGGTATCATTGGCCCGTGGTGGGTTGTTGGTTTAATATTATTTACCGGTGCCCTGGGCGTAACAATTGCCAGAAATCAGGGACTGGAGACTTGGCGCCGTGCACAGCAATCGATGAACTACGGACAGGTACCTGCTGCCGAAATTGTGGACGGAATATGTATATTTGTCGGAGCAGTATTTCTATTTTCGCCTGGGTTCATCACAGATACGGCAGGTTTTATTTTAGTGTTGCCAGTTACCAGGGGGCCATTCAAATTAATGCTTCAGCGATTTATAAAAGACCGGATAAATAAAGGGAAAATTATTTACCGCAGATGGTAG